The Micromonospora sp. WMMD961 genome has a segment encoding these proteins:
- a CDS encoding carboxyl transferase domain-containing protein, producing the protein MSTLDSAIDRTTPGYVANRAALLERLAEVDAALDQARAGGGEKYVSRHHSRGKLLPRERIELLVDADSPFLELSPVAAYGTDFPVGASVVTGIGVVEGVECLIVANDPTVRGGAVNPWSLAKTRRAGEIALANRLPMVNLVESAGADLPTQAEIFIPGGRVFRDLTRLSAAGIPTVSVVFGNATAGGAYVPGMSDHVIMIRDRSQVYLAGPPLVRMATGEVTDDESLGGAEMHAGTSGLADYLAEDERDGIRLARQCVRRLNWRKQGPLPRSAVPQPPKYDPEDLLGIVSSDLKVPFDPREVLARVLDGSDFDEFKPAYGAALVTGWGELHGYPVGVLANARGVLFSEEAQKAAQFIQLANAADTPLVFLQNTTGYMVGTEYEQRGIIKHGALMINAVSNSTVPHLTVNLGASYGAGNYGMCGRAYEPRFLFTWPNAKSAVMGPAQLAGVLSIVARQAAAARGRDYDEESDAAMRMMVEQQIESQSGALFLSGRLYDDGVIDPRDTRTVLGLCLSAIHSGPVKGADGYGIFRM; encoded by the coding sequence GTGAGCACTCTGGACAGCGCGATCGACCGGACGACGCCCGGGTACGTGGCGAACCGGGCGGCCCTGCTGGAGCGGCTGGCCGAGGTGGACGCCGCGCTGGACCAGGCGCGGGCCGGCGGCGGCGAGAAGTACGTGTCCCGGCACCACTCCCGCGGCAAGCTGTTGCCTCGGGAACGGATCGAGCTGTTGGTGGACGCGGACAGTCCGTTCCTGGAGTTGTCGCCGGTCGCCGCGTACGGCACGGACTTCCCGGTCGGGGCCAGCGTGGTGACCGGCATCGGGGTGGTCGAGGGCGTGGAGTGCCTGATCGTCGCGAACGACCCGACGGTACGCGGCGGCGCGGTCAACCCGTGGTCGCTCGCCAAGACCCGGCGGGCCGGTGAGATCGCGCTGGCCAACCGGCTGCCGATGGTCAACCTGGTCGAGTCGGCCGGTGCGGACCTGCCCACCCAGGCGGAGATCTTCATCCCGGGTGGCCGGGTGTTCCGGGACCTGACGCGGCTCTCGGCGGCGGGCATCCCCACGGTCAGCGTGGTGTTCGGTAACGCCACGGCGGGTGGCGCGTACGTGCCGGGGATGTCCGATCACGTGATCATGATTCGGGACCGGTCGCAGGTCTACCTGGCCGGGCCGCCGCTGGTGAGAATGGCGACCGGCGAGGTCACCGACGACGAGTCGTTGGGTGGCGCGGAGATGCATGCCGGCACGTCCGGGCTGGCCGACTACCTGGCGGAGGACGAGCGGGACGGCATCCGGCTGGCCCGGCAGTGCGTGCGCCGGTTGAACTGGCGCAAGCAGGGCCCGCTGCCGCGCTCGGCGGTGCCGCAGCCACCGAAGTACGACCCGGAGGATCTGCTCGGGATCGTCAGCTCCGATCTGAAGGTGCCGTTCGACCCGCGTGAGGTGCTGGCCCGGGTCCTCGACGGCAGCGACTTCGACGAGTTCAAGCCGGCGTACGGTGCCGCGTTGGTCACCGGCTGGGGCGAGCTGCACGGCTACCCGGTGGGCGTGCTGGCCAACGCCCGTGGGGTGCTGTTCAGCGAGGAGGCGCAGAAGGCGGCCCAGTTCATCCAGCTCGCCAATGCCGCCGACACCCCGCTGGTCTTCCTGCAGAACACCACCGGCTACATGGTCGGCACCGAGTACGAGCAGCGCGGCATCATCAAGCACGGCGCCCTGATGATCAATGCGGTGTCCAACTCGACGGTGCCCCACCTGACGGTGAACCTGGGCGCCTCGTACGGGGCCGGCAACTACGGCATGTGTGGCCGTGCGTACGAGCCGAGGTTCCTGTTCACCTGGCCGAACGCGAAGTCGGCGGTGATGGGCCCGGCGCAGCTCGCCGGAGTGCTGTCGATCGTGGCCCGGCAGGCGGCGGCTGCGCGGGGGCGCGACTACGACGAGGAGTCCGACGCGGCGATGCGGATGATGGTCGAGCAGCAGATCGAGTCGCAGTCCGGCGCGTTGTTCCTGTCCGGCCGGCTCTACGACGACGGGGTGATCGACCCCCGGGACACGCGGACCGTCCTCGGGCTCTGCCTCTCGGCGATCCACAGCGGACCCGTCAAGGGTGCCGACGGCTACGGCATCTTCCGGATGTGA
- a CDS encoding acyclic terpene utilization AtuA family protein, whose amino-acid sequence MIRIGNASGFYGDRFTAWREMLDGGELDVLTGDYLAELTMLILARDRLRDPDLGYAKTFLRQLETCLGTALERGVRIVTNAGGLNPAGLAAAIESLTTRLGLAAKVGYVEGDTIQRPDALSANAYLGAFGIAACLDGGADVVVTGRVTDASLVVGPAIARYGWSRDDLDQLAGATVAGHLVECGAQVTGGNFSFFTELADGGHRPGFPIAEVHADGSTVLTKHPGTGGAVTAETVTAQLLYEVAGPAYLGPDVVTRLDTVTLSPDGPDRVRVSGVRGTPPPATLKVGVNNLGGFRNSMTFVLCGLDIEAKAALVRGQIEEAVGTDGLEFTLARTDHPDAADTEAASALLHVHLRHGDKARTGRAFSAAAVELALASYPGCTLTTLPGDATPYGVFTADEVPQDAVAHVAVLPGGERVPIAPPTRTASVQGAPAQQNPITGGPSLPPTRRGALGELVGARSGDKGGDANLGVWARNDAAYAWLRDWLTIACLAELLPETAPLSVRRYELPNLRAVNFVIEGLLGAGVAASTRFDPQAKALGELLRGRVVDLPADVPTGPTVATGVTP is encoded by the coding sequence GTGATCCGCATCGGCAACGCCTCCGGCTTCTACGGCGACCGGTTCACCGCCTGGCGGGAGATGCTCGACGGCGGTGAACTGGACGTGCTGACCGGTGACTACCTGGCCGAGTTGACCATGCTGATCCTCGCCCGGGACCGGCTGCGCGACCCCGACCTGGGCTACGCGAAGACGTTCCTGCGTCAACTGGAGACCTGTCTCGGCACCGCCCTGGAGCGTGGGGTGCGGATCGTGACCAACGCCGGTGGGTTGAATCCGGCCGGCCTGGCCGCCGCCATCGAGTCCCTCACGACGCGGCTGGGCCTGGCCGCGAAGGTGGGGTACGTCGAGGGCGACACGATCCAACGGCCGGACGCGTTGAGCGCCAACGCCTACCTGGGCGCGTTCGGCATCGCCGCCTGCCTCGACGGCGGCGCGGACGTCGTGGTCACCGGCCGGGTCACCGACGCGTCACTGGTGGTCGGCCCGGCAATCGCCCGGTACGGGTGGAGCCGCGATGATCTCGACCAGCTGGCCGGGGCGACCGTCGCGGGGCACCTCGTCGAGTGCGGCGCACAGGTCACCGGCGGAAACTTCAGCTTCTTCACCGAACTCGCCGACGGCGGGCACCGGCCCGGTTTCCCGATCGCCGAGGTGCACGCCGACGGTTCGACAGTGCTCACCAAGCATCCCGGCACCGGTGGCGCGGTCACCGCGGAGACGGTCACGGCACAACTGCTCTACGAGGTCGCCGGGCCGGCGTACCTGGGGCCGGACGTGGTCACCCGACTCGACACGGTGACGCTGAGCCCGGACGGACCGGACCGGGTCCGGGTCTCCGGCGTCCGGGGCACCCCGCCACCGGCCACGCTGAAGGTGGGCGTCAACAACCTCGGTGGCTTCCGCAACTCGATGACGTTCGTCCTCTGCGGACTGGATATCGAGGCGAAGGCGGCTCTGGTACGCGGGCAGATCGAGGAGGCGGTCGGCACGGACGGGCTGGAGTTCACGCTGGCCCGGACGGACCACCCGGATGCCGCCGACACCGAGGCGGCCAGTGCGCTGCTGCACGTACACCTGCGCCACGGTGACAAGGCGCGGACCGGCCGCGCCTTCTCGGCCGCTGCGGTGGAGCTGGCCCTGGCCTCGTACCCGGGCTGCACGCTGACCACCCTGCCCGGCGACGCGACACCGTACGGCGTCTTCACCGCCGACGAGGTGCCGCAGGACGCCGTCGCCCATGTCGCGGTGCTGCCCGGTGGTGAGCGGGTGCCGATTGCCCCGCCGACCCGCACCGCGAGTGTGCAGGGGGCCCCTGCACAACAGAATCCGATAACAGGGGGCCCTTCCTTACCCCCGACCCGGCGAGGCGCGCTCGGCGAGCTGGTCGGCGCGCGCTCCGGGGACAAGGGCGGTGATGCCAACCTCGGCGTCTGGGCGCGCAACGACGCCGCGTACGCCTGGCTGCGGGACTGGTTGACCATCGCGTGCCTGGCCGAGCTGCTGCCGGAGACCGCGCCGTTGTCGGTGCGGCGCTACGAGTTGCCGAACCTACGCGCGGTCAACTTCGTGATCGAGGGCCTACTCGGTGCGGGGGTGGCCGCGTCCACCCGGTTCGATCCGCAGGCCAAGGCGCTCGGTGAGCTGCTGCGCGGCCGGGTCGTCGACCTTCCGGCCGACGTGCCGACCGGGCCGACCGTAGCTACCGGGGTGACGCCGTGA
- a CDS encoding acyl-CoA dehydrogenase, which yields MTFDLTPEQDQLRDAVRALGRRYGHSYFVEKAKAGEHTTELWAEAGRLGYLGVNIPTEYGGGGGGITELAIVCEELAAAGCPLLLLVVSPAIAATVLNRHGTEEQRKRHLPGLADGSQKIVFAITEPEAGSNFHRLSTVARRDGDGWLLNGRKCYISGVDEAGHVLVVARTGDAGTGKLKPALFLVPTDAAGLTRSKLDMEIVSPENQFLLYLDDVRVPADALLGESLDAGLPALFAGLNPERITVAAMGAGTGRYAIERASEYTATRKVWGGRSIGSHQGVSHPLAHAAVQVELARLMIQKAATLYDAGRDLEAGVSGNMAKYAAGEAAALAVDTAVQVLGGAGMTTEYGVATLLGAVRAGRIAPVSREMILNFVAQHVLGQDKSY from the coding sequence ATGACCTTCGACCTCACCCCCGAGCAGGATCAGCTGCGCGACGCCGTGCGGGCGTTGGGCCGCCGGTACGGTCACTCCTACTTCGTCGAGAAGGCGAAGGCCGGGGAACACACCACCGAACTGTGGGCCGAGGCCGGCCGGCTCGGCTACCTGGGGGTCAACATCCCCACCGAGTACGGCGGCGGGGGTGGTGGCATCACCGAGCTGGCGATCGTCTGCGAGGAGTTGGCGGCGGCCGGCTGCCCGTTGCTGTTGCTGGTGGTCTCCCCGGCGATCGCGGCGACCGTGCTGAACCGGCACGGCACCGAGGAACAGCGCAAACGGCACCTGCCCGGCCTCGCCGACGGCTCCCAGAAGATCGTCTTCGCGATCACCGAGCCGGAGGCGGGTTCCAACTTCCACCGACTCTCCACGGTGGCCCGTCGGGACGGTGACGGTTGGCTACTCAACGGCCGCAAGTGCTACATCTCGGGTGTCGACGAGGCCGGGCACGTGCTGGTGGTGGCCCGCACCGGGGACGCCGGGACCGGCAAGCTGAAGCCCGCGCTGTTCCTGGTGCCTACCGACGCGGCCGGGCTGACCCGGTCCAAGCTGGACATGGAGATCGTGTCCCCGGAGAACCAGTTCCTGCTCTACCTGGACGACGTGCGGGTGCCCGCGGACGCGCTGCTCGGTGAGTCGCTGGATGCCGGGCTGCCGGCGCTCTTCGCCGGGCTCAACCCGGAGCGGATCACCGTGGCGGCGATGGGTGCCGGCACCGGCCGGTACGCCATCGAACGGGCCAGCGAGTACACCGCCACCCGGAAGGTCTGGGGTGGTCGTAGCATCGGCTCCCACCAGGGCGTGTCGCACCCGCTGGCACACGCGGCGGTGCAGGTGGAGCTGGCCCGCCTCATGATCCAGAAGGCGGCCACCCTCTACGACGCGGGCCGCGACCTGGAAGCCGGGGTGTCCGGCAACATGGCCAAGTACGCGGCCGGGGAGGCCGCCGCGCTCGCGGTGGACACGGCCGTCCAGGTGCTCGGCGGGGCCGGCATGACCACCGAGTACGGGGTGGCGACCCTGCTCGGCGCGGTGCGGGCCGGCCGGATCGCCCCGGTCAGCCGGGAGATGATCCTCAACTTCGTGGCCCAACACGTCCTCGGTCAGGACAAGTCGTACTGA
- a CDS encoding acyl-CoA dehydrogenase family protein: MSIVDTPERRQLRELTRAFVTREVLPHLDDWERAGEVPRALHATAAKLGLLGIGFPESVGGSGGDLLDSIIVTEELIRSGGSSGLVAALFTHGIAVPHMVAAAGARTGGSLGGRLGGVSSRGDDSLIERYVRPTLAGTMIGALAITEPDGGSDVAGIRTTARRDGDHYVVNGSKTYITSGHRADFVTTAVCTDFPGSGALTLLVIDKGLPGFTVGRRLEKLGWHCSDTAELSFVDVRVPVANRIGAEDTGFLAIMQNFATERLSLATQAYATAQRCVELAVRWCRGRETFGRPLASRQLIRHRLAEMHTRAEAARSYVHEVANRVVAGEPVVTEVAMAKNVAVAACDHVVDQALQLHGGFGYLRDAEVERHYRDARILGIGGGTTEIMNEIIAKGIGL, from the coding sequence GTGAGCATCGTGGACACCCCGGAGCGGCGGCAGCTGCGGGAGCTGACCCGAGCTTTCGTGACCCGTGAGGTGTTGCCGCACCTGGACGACTGGGAGCGGGCCGGTGAGGTGCCCCGGGCACTGCACGCCACCGCCGCGAAGCTCGGCCTGCTCGGCATCGGCTTCCCCGAGTCGGTCGGTGGCAGCGGCGGCGACCTGCTCGACTCGATCATCGTGACCGAGGAGCTGATCCGCTCCGGTGGCTCGTCCGGGCTGGTCGCCGCCCTGTTCACGCACGGCATCGCGGTGCCGCACATGGTGGCGGCGGCCGGCGCTCGTACCGGTGGCTCGCTGGGCGGAAGACTCGGCGGCGTCTCGTCCCGGGGCGACGACAGCCTGATCGAACGGTACGTCCGGCCCACCCTCGCCGGCACGATGATCGGCGCGCTGGCGATCACCGAACCGGACGGCGGCTCCGACGTGGCCGGCATCCGCACCACCGCCCGCCGCGACGGCGACCACTACGTGGTGAACGGGTCGAAGACGTACATCACCAGCGGGCACCGGGCCGACTTCGTGACCACTGCCGTCTGCACCGACTTCCCCGGCAGCGGCGCGCTCACCCTGCTGGTCATCGACAAAGGGCTGCCCGGGTTCACCGTGGGGCGCCGGTTGGAGAAGCTGGGCTGGCACTGTTCGGACACCGCCGAGCTGTCGTTCGTCGACGTACGGGTGCCGGTGGCCAACCGGATCGGCGCGGAGGACACCGGCTTCCTGGCGATCATGCAGAACTTCGCCACGGAACGGCTCTCGCTGGCCACCCAGGCGTACGCGACCGCGCAGCGCTGCGTCGAGCTGGCCGTGCGGTGGTGCCGGGGCCGGGAGACCTTCGGGCGTCCGCTGGCCAGCCGACAGTTGATCCGGCACCGGCTGGCGGAGATGCACACGCGGGCCGAGGCGGCCCGGTCGTACGTGCACGAGGTGGCCAACCGGGTCGTCGCCGGCGAGCCCGTGGTGACCGAGGTGGCGATGGCCAAGAACGTGGCGGTGGCCGCCTGCGACCACGTCGTCGACCAGGCGTTGCAACTGCACGGCGGGTTCGGCTACCTGCGCGACGCGGAGGTGGAGCGGCACTACCGCGACGCCCGGATCCTCGGCATCGGCGGCGGCACCACCGAGATCATGAACGAGATCATCGCGAAGGGCATAGGGCTGTGA
- a CDS encoding transporter substrate-binding domain-containing protein codes for MNSGRSQSRLRSVASTLAVALTLALAAAAGCDSRQEPELPSVQEKMRETHIYGQSKLRIGVATNEPLMGELRNGQHAGFDVEIAKYIAASLGYEGDQRLEFLPVATEERIPALQGGTVDLVVSSFSITEERKKVVSFAGPYFVTTQEVMVPARLKGKISTIEDLRNPDYKICTSGGSTSEAELGSHQVKALVVKTVGDCVNGIRAGRYDAVSSDETILAGFLARHPKEFEIVDLPFGTSELLGIGVPIGDPALRDLVAFFLHKSYQQGRDEQASPWQTAYNRTLGPWLAAEKRQPQPLEVPKLVDFDDKAPAK; via the coding sequence ATGAACTCAGGCAGATCGCAGTCCCGCCTCCGCTCGGTCGCGTCGACGCTGGCCGTAGCCCTCACCCTCGCCCTGGCCGCCGCCGCAGGTTGCGACAGTCGGCAGGAGCCCGAACTGCCCTCGGTGCAGGAGAAGATGCGCGAGACGCACATCTACGGCCAGTCGAAGCTGCGCATCGGTGTCGCCACGAACGAGCCGTTGATGGGCGAGTTGCGCAACGGCCAGCACGCCGGCTTCGACGTCGAGATCGCCAAGTACATCGCCGCCTCCCTCGGCTACGAGGGGGACCAGCGGCTGGAGTTCCTGCCGGTGGCCACCGAGGAGCGGATCCCCGCCTTGCAGGGCGGCACTGTGGACCTCGTGGTGTCCAGCTTCTCCATCACCGAGGAGCGCAAGAAGGTGGTGAGCTTCGCCGGGCCGTACTTCGTCACGACCCAGGAGGTCATGGTGCCGGCCCGACTGAAGGGCAAGATCAGCACCATCGAAGACCTCCGTAACCCGGACTACAAGATCTGCACCAGCGGCGGCTCCACCTCCGAGGCCGAGCTGGGAAGTCACCAGGTCAAGGCGCTGGTCGTGAAGACCGTCGGCGACTGCGTCAACGGCATCCGTGCCGGCCGCTACGACGCGGTCAGCTCCGACGAGACGATCCTCGCCGGCTTCCTGGCCCGCCATCCGAAGGAGTTCGAGATCGTCGACCTGCCCTTCGGCACCAGCGAGTTGTTGGGCATCGGCGTGCCGATCGGCGACCCGGCGCTGCGCGACCTCGTCGCGTTCTTCCTGCACAAGAGCTACCAGCAGGGGCGCGACGAACAGGCAAGCCCGTGGCAGACCGCGTACAACCGCACCCTCGGTCCGTGGCTGGCGGCCGAGAAGCGTCAGCCGCAACCGCTGGAGGTGCCGAAGCTTGTCGACTTCGACGACAAGGCGCCCGCGAAGTGA
- a CDS encoding biotin carboxylase N-terminal domain-containing protein, whose protein sequence is MIERLLVANRGEIARRVFATCRALGVETVAVHSDADATAPFVAEADRAVRLPGNTPAATYLRVDLILDAARRSGADAVHPGYGFLAENAEFAAAVTDAGLTWVGPPAKVIAAMGDKLAAKALLAEAGVPMLPSWTDTDAVADFPVLVKASAGGGGRGMRIVRNAGELAEAVASARREAAAAFGDGTVFIERYVERGRHVEVQIFGDTHGTVAALGVRECSIQRRHQKIIEEAPGVVGAELRERLHEAAVAAGRAVDYVSAGTVEFLLAPTGEFFFLEMNTRLQVEHPVTELTTPVGLDLVRLQLLVAEGDPLPEHGHYPAARGCAIEVRLCAEDPAQGWRPATGTLHRFDVPGVDREFGWLQRSGLRLDSGVVAGSDVGVHYDSLLAKVIAVAPTRSEAVRALAGALARAEVHGVATNRDLLVRVLRSPEFAAAEIDTGFLDRHPEVFAPLLAADQLPVTALAAALAAAAHRRATAPVLSGLPSGWRNVPAVPQVTRFAGPDGEIEVRYRLDRTGGLAEWSARHDSDAPDASGQPGATDDSAERPSVELVEATPDRVVLDVDGLRRAYRVHRVGSAVFVDGPDGATSLTELPRLPLPTAEVAAGSLLAPLPGAVTRVHVQVGQRVTAGEPLLTLEAMKLEHPVLAPTDGVVAELPVPAGGQVRTGAVLAVVTTEEDPR, encoded by the coding sequence ATGATCGAACGATTGCTCGTTGCCAACCGGGGCGAGATCGCGCGTCGGGTCTTCGCGACCTGCCGGGCGCTGGGCGTGGAGACGGTAGCCGTGCACTCGGACGCGGACGCGACGGCGCCGTTCGTCGCCGAGGCCGACCGGGCGGTCCGGCTGCCCGGGAACACTCCGGCCGCGACGTACCTGCGGGTCGACCTGATCCTGGACGCGGCCCGGCGCAGCGGCGCGGACGCGGTCCATCCGGGTTACGGGTTCCTCGCCGAGAACGCCGAGTTCGCGGCGGCGGTGACCGACGCCGGGCTGACCTGGGTCGGCCCACCCGCCAAGGTGATCGCCGCGATGGGCGACAAGCTGGCGGCGAAGGCGCTGCTCGCCGAGGCCGGTGTGCCGATGCTGCCGAGCTGGACCGACACCGACGCGGTCGCCGACTTCCCGGTGCTGGTGAAGGCGTCCGCCGGCGGCGGCGGCCGGGGCATGCGGATCGTCCGCAACGCCGGGGAACTGGCCGAGGCCGTGGCGTCCGCGCGCCGCGAGGCGGCTGCGGCGTTCGGCGACGGCACTGTCTTCATCGAGCGGTACGTCGAACGCGGCCGGCACGTCGAGGTGCAGATCTTCGGCGACACCCACGGTACGGTCGCGGCTCTCGGTGTCCGGGAGTGCTCGATCCAGCGCCGGCACCAGAAGATCATCGAGGAGGCGCCCGGGGTCGTCGGCGCGGAGCTGCGGGAGCGCCTGCACGAGGCGGCGGTGGCGGCCGGGCGCGCGGTGGACTACGTGAGCGCCGGGACTGTGGAGTTCCTGCTGGCACCGACCGGGGAGTTCTTCTTCCTGGAGATGAACACCCGGCTCCAGGTGGAGCACCCCGTCACCGAGCTGACCACCCCGGTCGGGCTGGACCTCGTCCGGCTGCAACTGCTGGTGGCCGAGGGCGACCCCCTGCCCGAGCACGGCCACTACCCTGCCGCGCGTGGCTGCGCGATCGAGGTGCGGCTGTGCGCCGAGGATCCGGCACAGGGCTGGCGGCCCGCCACGGGCACCCTGCACCGCTTCGACGTGCCGGGGGTGGACCGCGAGTTCGGCTGGCTCCAGCGGTCCGGCCTGCGGCTGGACTCCGGCGTGGTGGCGGGCTCGGACGTGGGCGTGCACTACGACTCCCTGCTCGCCAAGGTGATCGCCGTGGCGCCGACCCGGTCCGAGGCGGTCCGTGCACTCGCGGGCGCGCTGGCCCGGGCCGAGGTGCACGGGGTGGCGACCAACCGCGATCTGCTGGTCCGGGTGCTCCGCAGTCCGGAGTTCGCGGCGGCCGAGATCGACACCGGTTTCCTGGACCGGCACCCCGAGGTCTTCGCGCCGCTGCTCGCCGCCGATCAGCTTCCGGTCACCGCCCTCGCCGCCGCGCTGGCGGCTGCCGCGCACCGGCGGGCGACCGCACCTGTGCTCTCCGGGCTCCCCTCCGGCTGGCGCAACGTGCCGGCCGTCCCGCAGGTCACCCGCTTCGCCGGCCCGGACGGTGAGATCGAGGTCCGCTACCGGCTGGACCGCACCGGTGGGCTCGCCGAGTGGTCCGCCAGGCACGACAGCGACGCGCCCGACGCCAGCGGCCAACCCGGTGCCACCGACGACAGTGCCGAGCGGCCCTCCGTCGAGCTGGTCGAGGCGACCCCGGATCGGGTGGTGCTCGACGTCGACGGGCTTCGACGCGCGTACCGCGTACACCGGGTGGGGTCGGCGGTCTTCGTGGACGGCCCGGACGGGGCGACGAGCCTGACCGAGCTGCCGCGCCTCCCGTTGCCCACCGCGGAGGTCGCCGCCGGGTCGCTGCTCGCGCCGCTGCCCGGCGCGGTGACCCGGGTGCATGTCCAGGTCGGCCAGCGGGTCACGGCCGGCGAACCACTGCTCACGCTGGAAGCGATGAAGCTGGAACATCCCGTGCTCGCCCCGACCGACGGTGTGGTCGCCGAGTTGCCGGTGCCGGCCGGCGGTCAGGTCCGGACGGGCGCGGTGCTGGCTGTGGTCACTACCGAGGAGGACCCCCGATGA
- a CDS encoding TIGR03084 family metal-binding protein yields MVDLTDLLADLAAESAQLDALVAPLPAADWARPTPAPGWSIGHQIAHLAWTDHVALLAATDPEAFYATVTTAPDATRLVDAGAEEFLAPPVELLHRWRTGRSALADALGAVPAGEKLPWYGTRMSATSMATARLMETWAHGEDVANTLGVGRPDSERLRHVAHLGVRTLGHGFAAHGRAAPTTPVRVELVGPGADTWSWGPADATDRVTGPARDFCLLVTQRRHRADLALVATGPVADEWLDVAQAFAGPPGVGREPAGGEGVRA; encoded by the coding sequence ATGGTCGACCTCACCGACCTGCTCGCGGATCTGGCCGCCGAGTCCGCCCAACTGGACGCCCTGGTGGCTCCGCTACCGGCGGCCGACTGGGCCCGGCCCACTCCGGCGCCCGGCTGGAGCATCGGGCACCAGATCGCCCACCTCGCCTGGACCGACCACGTGGCGCTGCTGGCCGCCACCGATCCCGAGGCGTTCTACGCGACGGTGACCACCGCACCGGACGCGACCCGGCTCGTCGACGCGGGCGCCGAGGAGTTCCTCGCCCCGCCGGTGGAACTGCTGCACCGCTGGCGGACCGGTCGGTCGGCGTTGGCCGACGCACTGGGCGCCGTCCCGGCCGGTGAGAAGCTGCCCTGGTACGGCACCCGGATGTCGGCCACCTCGATGGCTACCGCCCGGCTCATGGAGACCTGGGCACACGGTGAGGACGTGGCAAACACCCTCGGCGTCGGGCGCCCCGACAGCGAGCGGCTGCGGCACGTCGCGCACCTCGGTGTGCGTACCCTCGGGCACGGCTTCGCCGCCCACGGCCGGGCGGCGCCGACGACGCCGGTCCGGGTCGAGCTGGTCGGGCCCGGCGCCGACACCTGGAGTTGGGGCCCGGCGGACGCCACCGACCGGGTGACCGGCCCGGCTCGGGACTTCTGCCTGCTGGTCACCCAGCGCCGGCACCGCGCGGACCTCGCCCTGGTCGCCACCGGCCCGGTTGCCGACGAGTGGCTAGACGTGGCGCAGGCCTTCGCCGGGCCGCCGGGTGTCGGCCGTGAACCGGCCGGCGGAGAGGGAGTACGAGCGTGA